The following are encoded together in the Microcaecilia unicolor chromosome 12, aMicUni1.1, whole genome shotgun sequence genome:
- the LOC115481401 gene encoding aquaporin-5-like, protein MKLFGMLRETRTLLFLKAVLAEFLGTAIVVFLGLAAIITWIPPAFQPDTLTGTMPIHASTHQASTTSHAAQGASLGLLGVRPTTALTGPEVVPIALAFGIALVVVSFCVSPLSGGHLNPAVTVAMAATTRIRPTWALGYVLSQLLGAIAASAALYGLTPGQVHKDLGINKLSPGVTQLQALAIEAGTSFQLVLCVFATSNSKREPPKSRHLIIGLSLILGHLVAVRYTGCGMNPARSLGPAVITSVFTHHWVYWAGPICGGLTAAFTYDVILVPKWKSLRDWLRTLRKGQEEGDDAQQSTEKGQEIGLK, encoded by the exons ATGAAACTCTTTGGGATGCTGAGGGAAACTCGCACCCTTCTATTTCTGAAAGCCGTGCTGGCAGAATTCTTAGGAACTGCAATAGTTGTCTTTTTAGGCTTGGCAGCTATCATAACCTGGATCCCACCTGCCTTTCAGCCAGACACCCTAACCGGGACTATGCCGATCCATGCCAGCACACACCAGGCCAGCACCACTTCCCATGCAGCTCAAGGGGCTAGTTTGGGGTTGCTGGGTGTCCGACCCACTACTGCTTTAACTGGCCCTGAAGTGGTTCCCATCGCTTTAGCCTTCGGGATTGCGCTGGTGGTCGTGTCTTTCTGCGTGAGTCCTTTAAGTGGTGGTCACCTAAACCCTGCTGTCACTGTGGCTATGGCAGCAACTACAAGAATAAGGCCAACCTGGGCTCTGGGCTATGTCTTGTCACAGCTGCTGGGAGCCATTGCTGCTTCAGCTGCTCTCTATGGACTGACGCCAGGACAGGTCCATAAAGACTTGGGCATTAACAAG CTGTCTCCCGGTGTCACCCAGCTTCAGGCGTTGGCGATTGAGGCAGGCACTTCCTTCCAGCTTGTGCTCTGTGTCTTTGCTACATCCAACAGTAAAAGAGAACCACCTAAATCCAGACATCTCATCATAGGCCTCTCTCTCATCCTTGGCCATCTGGTTGCT GTCAGATACACAGGCTGCGGCATGAATCCTGCACGGTCCTTGGGCCCAGCTGTGATCACGTCTGTCTTTACACATCATTGG GTTTACTGGGCAGGTCCAATCTGTGGAGGGCTTACTGCTGCCTTTACATATGATGTAATCTTGGTCCCAAAATGGAAGAGTCTGAGGGACTGGCTGAGGACACTGAGGAAAGGGCAGGAGGAAGGGGATGACGCACAGCAGAGCACAGAAAAAGGCCAAGAGATAGGACTGAAGTAA